In one window of Saprospiraceae bacterium DNA:
- a CDS encoding LPS-assembly protein LptD, producing MHKVLKFLVIHLFGLCLAAQQTDSVSLLPLASPKDSLVLTGDKLFLVSADSIEEPVDYGASDKVRFEYAQRIIHLYGEAYIRYQSMEIKAAYIRVELNRNMAIAEPSADSTGFKTGIPEFKEGDQNFKAQKISYNFESKKGLIEEIVTKEGDLFIHGAETKFISKLSKTSGGDDIIFNQHAIITTCDAEHPHYGIYSKKQKIIPDKVAVVGPSHVQIQGIPTPLWLPFGFFPISKKARSGILFPKEYTYDDRGFGLTNIGYYLPVSDYMDLKILGDIFFKGSYKIGVISNYKKKYKYSGSVDLQYENRIQELPASYLTNINRPISLKWSHRQEAGAHPYQSFGGSVHIETKGFSKLQSTNYNAALQNVLRSSLNYNLQIPNSPFSLSAGMSHSQNLISKIVDVTLPELNFQMRSINPFQKKNRIGSTEKWYDRITTNYSAQFRNSVNTTDTILFTDKVFDDLRYGFRHGLDLNANFKILKYLSFNPSISYDEELSFFQNEIQLKDTVFLPANAVDSVYGKLDTLRKNTFGSFRTITASAGISTQVFGQILASKGWFRGIRHQLTPSISLNYSPDYHKSPFNYYKTYNTDLRPEKNTVREYIKFTDSPFGGFSVPGENFNISFNLSNRIELKYYKKKDSSFHKIPIIENLNISTNYNVFADSFNLNPIIASGSNRILNGMITIYYGMSLDPYGRDFIEGRERRSKEFAIHRNNHLLILSSAYINTTFSSTIGQFVSLFKKTETSTKNQSLPSLAELFYNFNLQYILNFRHSRSDQGKDQVERSVHSFSLQGSIPLTRNWRINLSNIAYDFNAKGFQYPSLGLERDLHCWLMRFDWSPQFGYYTFFIGVKPGSLEFIRIPSNQAFTGASR from the coding sequence TTGCATAAAGTATTAAAATTTCTTGTCATTCATCTTTTTGGCTTGTGCTTGGCTGCCCAGCAGACAGACTCTGTGTCTCTGTTGCCATTAGCGTCTCCGAAAGACAGCCTGGTTCTGACCGGAGATAAACTATTTTTAGTTTCAGCCGACAGCATTGAAGAGCCCGTCGATTACGGGGCCAGCGACAAGGTTCGTTTCGAATACGCTCAAAGAATCATCCACCTGTACGGTGAAGCCTACATCCGTTACCAATCGATGGAAATAAAAGCTGCATACATCCGCGTAGAATTGAATAGAAACATGGCTATTGCGGAACCCTCTGCAGACTCAACGGGTTTTAAAACCGGCATACCCGAATTCAAAGAAGGAGATCAGAATTTTAAAGCCCAAAAGATCAGTTACAATTTCGAATCCAAGAAAGGTCTGATCGAAGAAATTGTCACCAAAGAAGGAGATCTCTTTATTCATGGAGCCGAAACCAAATTTATCTCCAAATTGAGTAAAACCAGTGGAGGCGATGATATCATTTTCAATCAACACGCCATCATTACAACTTGTGATGCAGAACATCCACACTATGGTATTTACAGCAAAAAACAAAAAATCATTCCGGATAAAGTTGCTGTGGTAGGTCCATCACATGTACAAATACAAGGCATTCCAACCCCTCTATGGTTGCCTTTCGGATTTTTTCCGATTTCTAAAAAAGCAAGATCCGGTATTTTGTTTCCCAAGGAATATACCTATGATGATCGCGGGTTTGGTCTTACAAATATTGGATACTACCTGCCGGTCAGCGATTACATGGACCTTAAAATATTGGGTGATATTTTTTTTAAAGGATCCTATAAGATTGGTGTCATCAGCAATTACAAAAAGAAATACAAGTACAGCGGTTCTGTCGATCTGCAATACGAAAACAGGATTCAGGAATTACCAGCATCTTACCTGACCAACATCAACAGACCCATCAGCCTTAAATGGTCGCACCGGCAGGAGGCAGGAGCACATCCTTATCAGAGTTTCGGTGGTAGTGTACATATTGAAACCAAAGGATTTTCAAAATTGCAATCTACCAATTACAATGCAGCTCTTCAAAATGTACTTCGGTCGAGTCTCAATTACAACCTTCAGATTCCAAACAGTCCGTTTTCACTTTCTGCCGGTATGTCTCATTCCCAAAATTTAATATCGAAAATCGTCGATGTTACTTTACCTGAATTGAATTTTCAAATGAGAAGTATCAACCCGTTTCAAAAAAAGAACCGGATTGGCTCTACTGAAAAGTGGTACGACAGGATTACCACGAATTATTCAGCTCAATTCCGAAATAGTGTAAATACGACCGATACGATCTTATTTACCGATAAAGTTTTTGACGACCTGAGATATGGATTCAGACATGGACTGGATCTCAATGCAAATTTCAAAATATTAAAATATTTGAGCTTCAATCCCAGCATTTCCTACGATGAAGAACTTAGTTTTTTTCAGAACGAAATACAATTAAAAGATACAGTTTTTCTTCCTGCCAACGCAGTAGATTCTGTATACGGTAAATTGGATACACTCAGAAAAAATACATTTGGATCATTCAGAACGATAACGGCTTCGGCAGGGATAAGCACACAGGTTTTCGGCCAGATCTTGGCTTCCAAGGGTTGGTTCAGGGGCATCCGGCATCAACTTACACCTTCCATAAGTTTGAACTATTCGCCGGATTATCATAAATCTCCTTTCAATTATTATAAAACTTACAATACAGATTTACGGCCGGAAAAAAATACAGTGCGCGAATACATCAAATTCACGGACAGTCCTTTCGGAGGATTCTCCGTACCAGGCGAAAATTTCAACATCTCTTTCAATCTATCCAATCGGATAGAACTTAAATATTACAAGAAGAAAGACAGCTCATTTCACAAAATTCCCATCATAGAAAATCTGAACATCAGTACCAATTACAATGTTTTTGCAGATTCATTCAATTTGAATCCCATCATCGCCAGTGGCAGCAACCGGATTCTCAATGGAATGATCACCATCTATTACGGAATGTCGCTGGATCCCTATGGCAGGGATTTCATCGAGGGTCGCGAGAGAAGAAGTAAAGAATTTGCCATCCACCGGAATAATCATTTATTAATTCTTAGTTCTGCCTATATCAATACAACCTTCTCTTCGACTATAGGTCAATTTGTTTCACTGTTTAAAAAAACAGAAACAAGTACCAAAAACCAATCTTTGCCAAGTCTGGCTGAATTGTTTTACAATTTTAATCTGCAATACATCCTGAATTTCAGACACAGCAGATCTGATCAAGGTAAAGATCAAGTCGAAAGATCGGTACATAGTTTCAGTTTGCAGGGCAGTATTCCGCTCACCCGCAATTGGAGAATTAATTTGTCAAATATTGCTTATGACTTCAATGCCAAAGGATTTCAATATCCTTCTTTAGGGCTTGAACGCGATTTGCATTGTTGGCTCATGCGGTTTGACTGGTCGCCACAATTTGGGTATTACACTTTTTTCATAGGCGTAAAACCGGGCAGCTTAGAATTTATCAGGATACCCAGCAATCAGGCCTTTACAGGAGCTTCAAGATAA
- a CDS encoding 3'-5' exonuclease → MNPFQLKKDLIFLDLETTGVHVIRDRIVQIAMIKYRKNEDKPIEYNQIVNPGIPIPDEAYKVHGIGPAEVANKPTFKELAKELYDFIGEADLAGYNSLRFDIPLLAEEFYRYGYDLELEKRKLVDVQRIFYKMEPRTLKAAYQFYCGKDLVNAHDAMADTKATVDVLIGQLSKYQHSDFTNDDGLVIANPVRNDVKALDEFTNDLGTLDPTQRLKLNDKSQIVFNFGKYINKTLDEVWEVEQNYFNWILDKEFSYQVKKIIQNYLSDKKDQLNRRERGT, encoded by the coding sequence ATGAACCCATTTCAACTAAAAAAAGATCTGATATTTTTGGATCTCGAGACCACAGGAGTACATGTAATCAGGGATCGGATCGTGCAAATAGCCATGATCAAGTACAGGAAAAATGAAGACAAGCCTATAGAATACAACCAAATCGTAAATCCGGGTATTCCAATTCCTGATGAGGCATATAAGGTACATGGCATTGGCCCTGCCGAAGTTGCCAATAAACCTACTTTTAAAGAACTGGCGAAAGAACTGTACGATTTTATTGGAGAAGCAGACCTGGCAGGATATAACAGTCTTCGGTTTGACATTCCACTGTTGGCCGAGGAATTTTACAGGTATGGTTATGATCTGGAACTTGAAAAACGCAAACTCGTTGATGTTCAGCGCATCTTTTATAAAATGGAACCCAGAACCCTGAAGGCAGCCTATCAGTTTTATTGTGGCAAAGATTTAGTCAATGCACACGATGCTATGGCTGATACCAAAGCAACTGTAGATGTTCTGATCGGACAATTAAGCAAATATCAGCATTCAGATTTTACAAATGATGATGGACTGGTGATTGCAAATCCGGTGCGAAATGATGTCAAAGCCCTGGACGAGTTTACTAATGATTTGGGAACTCTGGATCCAACACAGCGCCTGAAACTGAATGATAAATCCCAGATTGTTTTCAATTTTGGAAAATACATCAATAAGACACTGGATGAGGTGTGGGAGGTAGAGCAAAATTATTTCAACTGGATCCTCGATAAGGAGTTTTCCTACCAGGTTAAAAAGATTATTCAAAATTATCTTTCCGACAAAAAAGACCAGTTAAACCGGAGAGAACGTGGAACCTAA
- a CDS encoding DUF456 domain-containing protein, with protein MILDTILILSGFFALLAGLAGSILPLPGPPLSLLGLFLIHWSRKIEFSSEYLWTFGILTLLITILDTIIPVLGQKKFGGTKLGVVGGILGMIIGMAGGIIGLLLGTFIGGLIGELLSGKPGSQAMKASFGAFAGFVFGSLLKMVLCLAMLFTAAREFF; from the coding sequence ATGATCCTTGATACCATCCTTATTTTATCTGGTTTTTTTGCTTTGCTGGCTGGTCTTGCAGGTTCGATATTGCCACTACCCGGACCACCTCTCAGCTTATTGGGTTTGTTTTTAATCCATTGGAGCCGAAAAATAGAATTCAGCTCTGAATATTTGTGGACTTTTGGCATACTTACTTTGCTCATTACCATTCTGGATACCATCATTCCGGTTTTAGGCCAAAAAAAATTTGGTGGAACTAAACTTGGAGTTGTGGGAGGAATCCTGGGGATGATTATAGGCATGGCCGGAGGAATAATCGGACTGCTGTTGGGAACTTTTATAGGGGGACTGATTGGTGAATTGTTAAGTGGAAAACCAGGGTCTCAAGCAATGAAAGCTTCCTTTGGAGCATTCGCAGGTTTTGTTTTTGGAAGTTTACTCAAAATGGTGCTTTGTCTTGCAATGCTTTTTACCGCGGCGCGTGAATTTTTCTAA
- a CDS encoding cytochrome C peroxidase, with amino-acid sequence MNWCRWIRILAVAVIPLAFGCGADDPVPENDLTHIPYQPTDYPLIIPKGLPPLPETPDNPLTNDGVLLGRHLFFDPILSLDSTLSCSSCHDPRKAFTDNLAVSPGVGGTQGTRSSMTVLNSAYFVKGLFWDGRVSTLEKQAIEPVQNPIELHEDWKNVEKKFQRHSKYPELFRKAFGISGRSEISKELAAKAIAQYERILLTGGQSLFQRQLRGEVFFNPDQQEGNDLYFNTDLLIPDAECFHCHAAPLMHANDFFNNGIDTVVNLDGFADKGRGAITGLQIDNGKFKAPTLYNIALTAPYMHDGRFQTLEEVIEHYNSGGHFATNKDGFIRPLGLNKRQKQSLIAFLHTLTDTSYLFNPDIFSPF; translated from the coding sequence ATGAATTGGTGTAGGTGGATCAGAATTCTAGCTGTGGCTGTTATCCCACTTGCTTTCGGGTGCGGGGCAGACGACCCGGTTCCTGAAAATGATCTGACCCACATACCTTATCAACCTACCGATTATCCCTTAATTATACCAAAGGGGCTTCCACCTCTACCGGAAACCCCGGACAATCCCCTTACTAATGATGGGGTTTTGTTGGGCAGGCATTTATTTTTTGACCCGATACTATCCCTGGACAGCACTTTATCCTGTTCCAGTTGTCATGATCCCCGAAAGGCATTTACAGACAATTTAGCTGTGAGTCCGGGAGTGGGTGGAACCCAGGGCACCCGGAGTTCGATGACCGTTTTGAATTCTGCCTATTTTGTAAAAGGTTTGTTTTGGGATGGCCGGGTAAGCACTCTGGAAAAACAAGCCATAGAACCGGTTCAAAACCCCATTGAGCTTCACGAAGATTGGAAGAATGTCGAGAAAAAATTTCAGAGGCATTCCAAATATCCCGAGCTGTTCAGAAAAGCCTTTGGTATTTCAGGCAGAAGTGAAATCAGCAAAGAACTTGCGGCTAAGGCTATTGCCCAATATGAAAGAATTTTACTGACTGGCGGTCAATCACTTTTCCAGAGACAGCTGAGAGGCGAAGTATTTTTCAATCCCGATCAGCAGGAGGGCAATGACCTCTATTTCAACACCGATCTATTAATACCCGACGCCGAATGTTTCCATTGCCATGCTGCTCCCCTGATGCATGCCAATGATTTTTTTAATAATGGAATAGATACCGTCGTAAATCTGGATGGATTTGCAGATAAAGGCCGAGGAGCAATCACCGGACTTCAAATCGATAATGGTAAATTCAAAGCCCCGACATTGTACAATATTGCCCTGACGGCTCCATACATGCACGATGGCAGATTCCAGACCCTTGAAGAGGTTATAGAACATTATAACAGCGGCGGCCATTTTGCAACCAATAAAGATGGTTTCATCCGGCCTCTGGGATTGAACAAGAGGCAAAAACAAAGTCTTATCGCCTTTTTACACACGCTGACAGACACTTCTTACCTGTTTAATCCCGATATTTTTAGCCCATTCTAG
- a CDS encoding MCE family protein, with protein MRNEVKVGILSLVTIVVSVFGYKYLKGSNILERSNTYYIRFGDIGQMDASAPVLIRGFKIGSVTKINLDPENADLILVTIEVNREINLPKNTKAILVSQGLMGGKALVLDYPNICLSDCLPDKSFIPGEIAGMLSSMISKEEINEYAKSVGNEINKILDTSQVNNNSQLAGTVKNIHLILANLAVSTSRINQLLESSTVGVQQSMKNMEAVTGALAKNAEALSNTIRNMDKITAGIAESEPGKMIKMADQTFEESKKALQQITTTVEASKQSITQLNQALSDINNSKGSLGKLINDPALYQNLTKTSKNLDLLLQDLRLNPRRYIHVSVFGKNGRPYEKPITDPADH; from the coding sequence TTGAGAAACGAAGTAAAAGTCGGTATTTTAAGTCTAGTTACCATTGTAGTCTCGGTTTTTGGCTATAAATACCTGAAAGGAAGTAATATCCTGGAACGCTCAAATACTTATTACATCCGCTTTGGAGATATTGGGCAAATGGATGCTTCTGCTCCAGTGCTCATCAGGGGTTTCAAAATTGGTTCTGTGACCAAGATCAATCTCGATCCAGAAAATGCGGATTTGATTTTGGTAACTATAGAAGTAAACAGGGAAATCAATCTGCCTAAAAACACAAAAGCAATATTAGTAAGCCAGGGTCTCATGGGCGGCAAAGCACTCGTGCTCGATTACCCAAACATTTGTTTGTCTGATTGCCTGCCTGATAAGAGTTTTATTCCCGGTGAAATTGCAGGTATGCTTTCGAGCATGATAAGCAAGGAAGAAATTAATGAATACGCAAAATCAGTTGGGAACGAAATCAATAAAATTTTAGATACATCTCAGGTCAACAACAACTCACAATTGGCCGGCACGGTAAAAAATATTCATTTGATTTTAGCCAACCTTGCTGTTTCAACATCCCGCATCAATCAATTACTTGAAAGCTCAACAGTGGGTGTTCAACAATCGATGAAGAATATGGAGGCGGTCACAGGAGCCTTGGCAAAAAATGCAGAAGCTTTGTCGAACACCATCCGCAATATGGACAAAATTACAGCGGGTATAGCTGAATCAGAACCCGGTAAAATGATAAAAATGGCAGATCAGACTTTCGAAGAAAGTAAAAAGGCGCTGCAACAAATTACCACAACCGTGGAAGCAAGTAAACAAAGCATCACTCAGCTCAATCAGGCGTTGTCTGACATCAATAACAGCAAAGGAAGTTTGGGAAAACTGATCAATGATCCGGCTTTGTATCAAAATCTCACCAAAACATCGAAAAATCTGGATTTATTGCTTCAGGATCTTCGTCTGAATCCAAGGCGGTATATCCATGTTTCTGTTTTTGGCAAAAATGGAAGACCTTATGAAAAACCAATAACTGATCCGGCAGACCATTAA
- a CDS encoding PQQ-dependent sugar dehydrogenase translates to MRNFTLTVLFVFYFCAYLPAQNGIKINRWITGVSIPVDLAHCGDDRLFVIEKSGKIRIIRNNALVSVPFLDITAKVRSTGGEQGLLGMAFHPAYKTNGLLYVNYTDRSATTKTVIEEYKVTADSNRIDSTSGRILLTIDQPFTNHNGGCIRFGPDGYLYIGMGDGGSANDPQNNAQNKMSLLGKMLRIDVNVSPGYGIPPTNPFVGNAAYAPEIWAMGMRNPWRFSFDRMNGDLWIGDVGQGSWEEIDYEPVNDPGGKNYGWRCYEGNSNFNTTGCEPKANYTFPIYEYFSDQSINGCSVTGGYVYRGSKYPGLFGKYIYGDYCTGKIWALEQMQGNAPVNTQVYDHSNNSITTFGEDADGNLYFADASSSAIYQITDTCNLQLQLNIEGISCAGMNDAKISTNLSLNPNASFIWSTGDTSSTLENIGPGLYSVSVSLSNCLVTSGFEVKGKQQDTACITPPFLTSFCEGDSTVLIACDARSVFEYRWFLDGVQLGETGKRLYVFRPGNYQVDYIDSSGCTTLRSSPIQIVVFPKPQKPGIWVSKDTVYADPGFNSYRWFHLDVFVGSGTAPYWWANGADGEYKVQVVDTNGCFSELSDSVLVVIPATGNPGSSEEVIHIYPQPAGKFLQFTSTFEFENWEIMNLNAQKLDSGSMGGSTKKTHWLDISHLSPGSYILQLGKRTKQWQKIFIKH, encoded by the coding sequence ATGAGAAATTTTACCTTAACAGTTTTATTTGTTTTTTATTTCTGTGCTTATTTGCCGGCACAAAATGGCATTAAAATAAATCGCTGGATCACCGGAGTTTCGATACCTGTAGATCTGGCACATTGCGGCGATGACCGGTTGTTTGTCATTGAGAAGTCGGGAAAAATACGCATCATCAGAAATAATGCATTGGTGTCTGTTCCTTTTTTGGATATAACTGCAAAAGTAAGATCTACGGGAGGGGAACAGGGTCTATTGGGAATGGCATTCCATCCTGCTTACAAGACAAACGGATTACTTTATGTAAACTATACGGATCGTTCTGCAACTACAAAAACAGTTATTGAAGAATACAAAGTCACTGCAGATTCAAACAGAATTGATTCTACTTCCGGAAGAATTTTACTGACCATTGATCAACCCTTTACAAATCATAATGGAGGATGCATCCGTTTCGGACCCGATGGATACTTATATATCGGTATGGGAGATGGGGGAAGCGCTAACGATCCGCAAAATAATGCTCAGAATAAAATGTCATTGTTGGGTAAAATGCTCCGCATCGATGTAAATGTTAGCCCTGGTTACGGAATTCCGCCAACCAATCCTTTTGTAGGAAATGCCGCGTACGCTCCCGAGATCTGGGCTATGGGAATGCGCAATCCATGGCGGTTTAGTTTCGATCGCATGAATGGGGATCTCTGGATAGGAGATGTCGGACAAGGGAGTTGGGAAGAGATAGATTATGAACCGGTGAATGATCCGGGTGGAAAAAACTACGGTTGGAGATGTTATGAAGGCAACTCCAATTTCAATACAACCGGTTGCGAACCCAAGGCCAATTACACTTTTCCAATTTACGAGTATTTCAGCGATCAAAGTATAAACGGATGTTCGGTAACCGGTGGTTATGTCTACCGGGGGTCGAAATATCCGGGGCTTTTTGGAAAATACATTTACGGTGATTATTGTACAGGAAAGATCTGGGCTCTTGAGCAAATGCAAGGAAACGCTCCTGTAAATACTCAGGTATATGATCATAGCAACAATTCGATTACTACCTTCGGGGAAGATGCTGATGGCAATCTGTATTTTGCTGATGCCAGTAGCAGTGCTATTTATCAAATTACCGATACCTGTAATCTGCAACTGCAATTAAATATTGAAGGCATCAGTTGCGCAGGAATGAATGATGCAAAGATTTCGACCAATTTGAGTTTGAATCCCAATGCATCCTTTATCTGGTCCACGGGCGACACGAGTTCAACATTAGAAAATATTGGCCCCGGTTTGTATTCGGTAAGTGTAAGTTTATCAAATTGTCTGGTGACCTCCGGTTTTGAAGTCAAAGGAAAGCAACAAGATACCGCTTGTATTACTCCTCCATTCCTCACATCGTTTTGCGAAGGAGATTCAACTGTTTTGATTGCCTGCGATGCCAGGAGTGTTTTTGAGTACAGATGGTTTTTAGATGGAGTACAACTTGGCGAAACAGGTAAAAGGCTCTATGTATTCCGGCCAGGGAATTACCAGGTAGATTACATAGATAGTTCGGGATGTACAACATTGCGATCATCACCCATTCAGATCGTAGTTTTTCCAAAACCACAGAAACCAGGGATTTGGGTGAGCAAGGATACAGTTTATGCAGATCCGGGATTCAACAGTTATCGTTGGTTCCATTTGGACGTTTTTGTTGGTTCGGGCACGGCTCCCTATTGGTGGGCAAATGGTGCTGATGGAGAATATAAAGTTCAGGTCGTCGACACCAATGGCTGCTTTAGCGAATTGTCAGATTCTGTGTTGGTAGTGATACCGGCTACCGGTAATCCCGGATCATCAGAAGAGGTGATTCACATTTACCCTCAACCGGCGGGTAAGTTTCTCCAGTTTACAAGCACATTTGAATTCGAAAATTGGGAAATCATGAATCTAAATGCCCAGAAACTGGATTCGGGAAGTATGGGGGGTTCAACTAAGAAAACACATTGGCTTGACATCAGTCATTTAAGTCCGGGTAGTTACATTTTACAACTCGGTAAGCGCACCAAGCAATGGCAGAAAATATTTATAAAACATTAG
- the murB gene encoding UDP-N-acetylmuramate dehydrogenase, which yields MTSLKLYNSFGIDVQAHQLIPIRSREELQSYDAESLPRILGGGTNILLTKNMDDPVLKIEIADIEILDETSDDILIRFGAGLNWHEMVMWSIEQGYGGLENLSLIPGTVGAAPVQNIGAYGVEIKDVLEWIEGYNFEKRIALKLNREDCQLDYRNSIFKSSLKNKFAISHVVLRLNKMHKLHLEYGAIKEVLRQKNIEDPTIRQVSEAVIEIRKSKLPDPGKLGNAGSFFKNSTVTEGKFLDLKKQFPSIQAFPMPDGRYKLATGWMIEYCGWKGKKMGHVGCYEKQALVIVNYGNASGQEIYDFSIHVARSVYDTFGVQLETEVNIW from the coding sequence ATGACCTCGCTTAAATTATACAACAGTTTTGGAATTGATGTCCAGGCTCATCAATTGATACCTATTCGTTCAAGAGAGGAATTGCAATCATATGATGCTGAAAGTTTGCCCAGGATATTGGGAGGGGGAACGAATATTTTATTGACAAAGAATATGGATGATCCGGTTTTAAAGATAGAGATCGCTGACATTGAAATCCTGGATGAAACCAGTGATGATATTTTAATTCGGTTTGGTGCAGGTTTGAATTGGCACGAAATGGTCATGTGGTCCATTGAACAAGGTTACGGCGGACTGGAAAACCTAAGCCTGATTCCCGGAACGGTTGGAGCTGCACCGGTTCAGAATATCGGGGCGTATGGTGTTGAAATTAAAGATGTTTTGGAATGGATAGAAGGCTATAATTTTGAAAAGAGGATTGCGCTTAAATTGAATCGGGAGGATTGTCAGTTGGATTATAGGAACAGCATATTTAAAAGCAGTTTAAAGAATAAATTTGCGATCAGCCATGTTGTGCTCAGGTTGAATAAGATGCATAAACTCCATTTGGAATATGGCGCTATCAAAGAAGTCCTCAGGCAAAAAAACATAGAGGATCCAACCATTCGTCAAGTCAGTGAAGCAGTGATTGAGATCCGGAAAAGCAAATTACCCGATCCCGGAAAACTTGGAAATGCGGGAAGTTTTTTTAAAAACTCAACGGTCACTGAAGGAAAATTCCTTGATTTGAAAAAACAGTTTCCGTCCATACAGGCATTCCCCATGCCAGACGGTCGCTACAAATTGGCAACCGGTTGGATGATCGAATATTGTGGTTGGAAGGGAAAAAAAATGGGCCATGTGGGTTGTTATGAGAAACAGGCACTCGTGATAGTCAACTATGGAAATGCAAGCGGACAAGAAATTTACGATTTTTCAATACATGTTGCCCGTTCAGTGTACGATACTTTTGGTGTCCAACTCGAAACGGAAGTAAATATCTGGTAA
- a CDS encoding macro domain-containing protein has product MIKYVEGDILLSKAEAMAHGVAPMDHFDSGLALSLRENFPSMYKDFRHYCQTFHPKSGDIWLWRSADKHKIFNLLTQEAAQGNTGHPGKASTINVRHCFKNLVKEIEKENIQSLAIPKIATGVGGLDWEEVRSLIEEYLEPMPIPVYVYKVFKKGVAGSED; this is encoded by the coding sequence ATGATAAAATACGTTGAAGGAGATATATTGTTGAGCAAAGCCGAAGCTATGGCTCATGGTGTAGCACCCATGGATCATTTTGACAGTGGGCTGGCCTTAAGTTTGAGGGAGAACTTTCCATCGATGTATAAAGATTTCAGGCATTATTGTCAAACCTTTCATCCCAAATCAGGAGACATATGGTTATGGAGGAGTGCAGATAAGCATAAAATTTTCAATTTATTGACTCAGGAAGCTGCTCAGGGAAATACAGGTCATCCGGGAAAGGCTTCTACTATAAATGTGCGCCATTGCTTTAAAAACCTGGTGAAAGAAATAGAGAAGGAAAATATTCAGAGTCTGGCAATTCCAAAAATTGCAACAGGGGTCGGTGGATTGGATTGGGAAGAGGTCAGAAGTCTGATTGAAGAATATCTTGAGCCCATGCCTATACCCGTTTACGTTTATAAAGTATTCAAGAAAGGGGTGGCAGGTTCGGAGGATTGA
- a CDS encoding N-acetylmuramoyl-L-alanine amidase, whose translation MQNYDSFAIAFKLLTRLCPLLFLGFLQHQAYAQNNGIFPLIVLDPGHGGKDHGAGNHLCSEKSICLSICKKTRDLIRNKMPEARVYLTREEDVFIPLKKRSGFANDLDADLFISVHCNAHGGHPRAARGTETYVMGLHKTEENLEVARRENQSLLFEDDESHSDELDTESLIFLNHLQDRNLQKSIEFAKLVEDRFLLHHPGKSKGVKQAGFMVLHQISMPGVLVEAGFLSHPDESKYLCSSEGQDKIADLLASSILEFFIKRLPYPYLAEQKEQKVDAQSGSN comes from the coding sequence ATGCAAAACTACGACTCCTTTGCAATTGCGTTCAAATTGCTCACGCGATTATGCCCATTACTTTTTTTAGGTTTTTTGCAGCATCAGGCCTATGCACAAAATAACGGGATTTTCCCTTTGATCGTATTGGATCCGGGCCATGGTGGCAAAGATCATGGGGCTGGAAATCATTTATGCAGTGAAAAATCGATTTGCCTTTCGATATGCAAAAAAACCCGGGATTTGATCCGGAATAAAATGCCGGAAGCCAGGGTATATCTGACCCGCGAAGAGGATGTTTTTATACCCCTGAAAAAGAGGTCGGGCTTTGCAAACGATCTCGATGCCGATCTCTTTATTTCGGTTCATTGCAATGCACACGGAGGTCATCCCCGAGCAGCAAGAGGCACCGAGACCTATGTCATGGGCTTGCATAAGACTGAAGAAAATCTGGAAGTTGCCAGACGGGAAAATCAATCCCTGCTTTTTGAGGATGACGAATCACATTCGGATGAATTGGATACGGAATCGCTGATTTTCCTGAATCACTTGCAGGACCGGAATCTTCAAAAGAGTATCGAATTTGCAAAACTGGTTGAAGACCGGTTCCTGTTGCACCATCCTGGAAAGAGTAAAGGAGTCAAACAGGCAGGTTTTATGGTTTTGCATCAAATCAGCATGCCTGGGGTTTTAGTAGAGGCAGGGTTTTTAAGCCACCCGGATGAATCTAAATATTTATGCTCATCAGAAGGTCAAGATAAAATTGCGGATTTGCTGGCGTCTTCTATACTTGAATTTTTTATCAAAAGGCTTCCATATCCTTATTTAGCTGAGCAGAAGGAGCAAAAAGTGGATGCGCAATCCGGGTCTAATTAG